From the genome of Monomorium pharaonis isolate MP-MQ-018 chromosome 1, ASM1337386v2, whole genome shotgun sequence:
taaagCTCAAGATAAGGATGGAGATCATTTAAGACactgtaaaatgtataaaaagcattattaatgatcactttaataataaaatgtcaatataTCGCTtatgaaaacaataaaaagaatcgTTTATTGCTTGAGAAtgcattttgcaatttaattttatattgtatctttttaaaactatagAAATGTGAAGAGAGATATGTGTAGTGATCAACAATATGTACATGTTAATAGAATAACCTGAATCAATTACAGTAATTTATTGAATGACAGTGAAACATTTCTAATaacaatttgtaatacaaacattaatttgtcgtatataagttttattacaaTAGCATGcactttattacaaattaatgaaGCGCGCAATATATTGATATTCATAATAGTctcgtgtgtgtatgtgtgtgtgtgtggagaGGGGGGGTAACATAATGTATGTCTttcgcaaaaataatacatgggACCATTGGCAATATACGTGCATGTGCGTGCACgcatacatgtgtgtgtgtgtgtgttgcaaCATTAGCCAATTTTTTCTTACCTTTTTTGTATGGtatgcattatttaaataagtcgTAATATAAGTTTTCTCACTCTATCTCGTTTCTAACACGGCTAGTAACAATTCGTTcttgcatatacatataatgtacgAACGTATATATTGcgtgtatatgtaatattagcCACGGTAGATGGCTTTGAACACTTGGGCACTTTGAAATCTGCGTtatttctcttgcaaatggaTTACTTTCAATGTGACAATGTCATAACTTTAGGAAGTAATCGGATTGGCAGctatatgtacaattaattaattatttgatattttataaacgcaACAAGatttaatgtatgtatatgtgtgtgtgtgtgtgtatttttttcactcatacacatacatatacacatgtaGTTAAAAAGAGAATACACTCATTTATATGATTGAAacatttcacattttttaaatacgaaatagcaattgtaattaattctattagaGAAATGCcatactttaaaatacaatataccaTTGCATTGAATAGAATTACTAGGACcgattttattcttatacatATGATACAATCAAGAATTTCCATTTGTCTTTCCGATTCTATTAgaacaaatttctttatatataaatatagttaaataaactatatattcAATAGAATAGAATCAATTATGTCTAATACTAATGACAGAACAAGACAATCTATTCACTTTCGCTTACATTTAATTTCCAATGTTCTAGCTTGTACAAGTGCAAATCGTCGTCGTAACATCCAGGATGTACCGGAATGTAGAATTGCtccttaaaaataaacatgtcttacatattatttcgATACCCATTGCATGAAAATCGGAAAAAATACCttgagaattttgaaaattattctaattcgCATATATTCATCCGAAATGCACAATGTTTTACTAGAAAATAAATCGATCGCAGTCTGGTAAGATGTAGAAACAAAAACTTACAGAAATGTTTGCAACAATGTAAAAGCAAAAGATTCAATCGAATGCGACGTTTTGaaacgagaaaaagaaaaatctgtAACATATTTCCTTGATGCTAATATCTCTCTAAAGCATTCATCATTTTGTATGAATCAACTATTTATTAACTGTTAGAAACAGTTTAATGATAGTCAACTACGTTATAATCGGCGACGATATGATTGCAATATTTGTATTACCATTATGATCTTTAGATTTGAACTGCATTctgttcataaatatttcgttaaGAATATACTTGCTTTCAATTATCAGCACGTATTTACATAACGAAAAGACATACACTATTCACTCTCTCGCAAACAAAAAAGCCCGTTTGGCCATCTCGAAATCGCTacaagtttaagaaaaatttgctTATGGATGCAGACAATACCGCGAGACCAAACTCACCCTGTACTTACTTTTTGctatacatgtatattgaATTTGCTAAATATACCTCTGTTCGTCATCACACGCGAACGTGAAGAAACGATTCGGCGAACAAACAAGTTTACGTGGGTTGTGTTCCTTTCGTTCCCTAGTTGGCATGAAAAAGCTATGAAAAATTTGTGCGCAATGGGTCGCGACACTGCAAACGGTTTGGTAGCTGGCCAAGATCGACCATTTCGGTGTCTTCTACGCTGTTGGGTCCCATCATATGTTGTCTGTGTTGATGTTGGAGGTCTAACGATGGGTGCAAATGAACGTCCATCGTTCTGGGCGAAGAGAAGCCATGTAAACTCGCCGCTGCACCAAAACCCGTATTGTTCAACAGTCCTCTACGTGGGCTTCTAGCGTTGACTACTCTTGGCTGCGCGTACATCTCTTCCAGGACACTCGGCGCAACGTATGTAAAACCCTGAAATATCATGTTAGCAGATTCACTGAGAGTACTCTCGACCGGTGAATCCACCGGCACAGTCGCTGTGAATTGTTCATCGAATTGCGACGTATCGTCGGCACTCTTCAGGGATGGCGTAAATGGCGGATCCAACTTTCGGGCGATTACGTCCTGCCAATTGATGTGCTTAAAGAAATggtgatttttaatttgttcggCGTCCTCCGGGCCAGAGCCCAATCTCTGAACAACTTGCCTCTTTAAGAGTTTTCGGATAAGATCCCGGGCGTCCGGCGTTAGATACTGTGGAAGACTCAGCTTACCCCGTAAGATCTTTTCGATGGTTTTCCTTCTGTCGTCACCGGTGAACGGTGGCATCCCTGTAAGCATGTCAAACATCAAAGCGCCTAAACTCCACCAATCCACAGCTTTGCCGTGACCACTCCTAGTTAGAATTTCTGGAGCCATGTATTCTATCGTTCCGCAGAACGTGTGCGTCACCGTGCCCTCTTGTATGTGTTCTTTGCAAAGACCAAAATCTGTCAATTTGACGTGACCTTCGGCATCCAACAGAATATTCTCCGGCTTCAAATCTCTATATATAATTCCCTGATTGTGAAGATGTTGCAGTGCCAGTATAATTTCCGACAGATAAAAGCAAGCTGTATCCTCTAAAAAGATACCCTCCCGATCGAGATACGTGAACAGCTCTCCACCGCACAGATACTCCAAGATCAGATATAATTTACCACCAGTTTGAAACGCATACATAAGGTTCACAATAAATGGATGTTTTACAGCTTCTAGGATATTCCTCTCAGCCTTGGTATGAGCGGTATCCTTCTGATTTCTTATTATGGATGCTTTGCGCAGTACTTTCATAGCAAAGATGCTGCCTTTATCCTTACCAGTGACCTTTCTGACTTGGAAGACCTTTCCGTAGCCACCCTCACCTAAAATCTTGCATAGTTCAAAATCTTGTGGACCAGCCTTTTCTTGACCAGGATTCACATTTTGCTCTGACAACTGAACTCTCTCCAAGTTGTCAGATCTAAAAAGTAatagcaatatatatatatatatatatattgtgtgtgtgtgtgtgtgtgtgtgcgtgtgtgtacataaatatatataaatatatttgttctttttaataagattaataacaaaaaagagCAAGTTACTCTAAAATCAAGAACAATGAAAATGCTTACTCTAGTATCGCGCTTACAGTTGCAGCATGATTATACTCCTCCTAAGAGAACA
Proteins encoded in this window:
- the LOC105838857 gene encoding ribosomal protein S6 kinase beta-1, whose product is MAGVFDIELHDGDAANQDESDDDVIENREEEYNHAATVSAILESDNLERVQLSEQNVNPGQEKAGPQDFELCKILGEGGYGKVFQVRKVTGKDKGSIFAMKVLRKASIIRNQKDTAHTKAERNILEAVKHPFIVNLMYAFQTGGKLYLILEYLCGGELFTYLDREGIFLEDTACFYLSEIILALQHLHNQGIIYRDLKPENILLDAEGHVKLTDFGLCKEHIQEGTVTHTFCGTIEYMAPEILTRSGHGKAVDWWSLGALMFDMLTGMPPFTGDDRRKTIEKILRGKLSLPQYLTPDARDLIRKLLKRQVVQRLGSGPEDAEQIKNHHFFKHINWQDVIARKLDPPFTPSLKSADDTSQFDEQFTATVPVDSPVESTLSESANMIFQGFTYVAPSVLEEMYAQPRVVNARSPRRGLLNNTGFGAAASLHGFSSPRTMDVHLHPSLDLQHQHRQHMMGPNSVEDTEMVDLGQLPNRLQCRDPLRTNFS